From the genome of Armatimonadota bacterium, one region includes:
- a CDS encoding YfhO family protein — MRRGSVRGQELMAASGAEPVGRRVARPLLMAALAVGFLGRALFTGDVLLPAGYLHHFAPWQSAAPPPPEHWNALIWDAMAQYYPWRAYAHDALARGIIPLWNPFQFCGTPFVANSQSAVFYPPNLLFYLLPPARAFAIAAALHLWLAGLFTYLFLRALGRGRFGAALGGVAFAFSGFLAAWLQLPTVLDTAVWLPLALFCVARFFATRRPGYVVGLGLVTGTALLAGHPQMFLYVAGVTALYFAACAVTGAGAGRASPGRLGAALLAAAAAAALALLWGAVQLLPSAELLSFSHRATAASAQGYSAYLRFAMPWQQLITLVLPEFMGNPAYGTYWGRGNFAEYAAYVGALPLALAALALIWRRDRHTVFFAAVALLALLAALGTPISRLLFYAIPGFSSTGGPGRMLFIYSTAIAILAGSGADAAARALAEADRGRRFARHLAVAAIVMVVAAGALVLGIAASLHVPAPALLSAPAVNLLVALLSLCAGVGALWVASRRQSGSAAALGVLLAASVFELFAFGMGYYRTAPPGSVYPPTELTAYLGDRDGAGRIMPLHQSWGLDDFPRAVLPPNAAMVYGLRDVQGYDSLYLARYRQVLARVEGRDPSPRANGNMLLGAPCDPALLAVLGVRYVLSETPLDVPGLTRERAGEVNLYRVQNSVPRAYMARSAVVASGLLGSLSQLGEAAGGGVVLETGEPLPRVAPLDSARDGPEPVEVPPTKEGMVAAMILRDGINRVRLDAPRAGYLVLSDAYYPGWRAWVEGKPAEICLANGAFRAVRVGPGEHEVEMRFAPTSFRLGLFASMIAAAVGMAGVGASLGGRRRRVLRAKSKRRV, encoded by the coding sequence TTGCGCCGGGGTAGCGTTCGTGGCCAAGAGCTGATGGCGGCCTCGGGGGCGGAGCCGGTGGGGCGCCGCGTCGCCAGGCCGCTGCTTATGGCCGCGCTTGCGGTCGGGTTCCTCGGCCGCGCGCTGTTCACCGGCGACGTGCTGCTGCCCGCCGGCTATCTCCACCATTTCGCCCCCTGGCAATCGGCCGCGCCGCCGCCCCCCGAGCATTGGAACGCCCTCATCTGGGATGCGATGGCGCAGTACTACCCGTGGCGGGCTTACGCCCATGACGCCCTCGCGCGCGGCATCATCCCCCTGTGGAATCCGTTCCAGTTCTGCGGCACGCCCTTCGTCGCCAACAGCCAGTCCGCCGTGTTCTATCCGCCCAACCTGCTGTTCTACCTGTTGCCGCCGGCGCGCGCCTTCGCCATCGCCGCCGCTCTGCACCTGTGGCTGGCGGGGCTGTTCACATACCTGTTCCTGCGCGCCCTGGGCCGCGGGCGCTTCGGCGCCGCCTTGGGCGGAGTCGCCTTCGCCTTCAGCGGCTTTCTGGCGGCGTGGCTGCAGTTGCCCACGGTGCTCGACACCGCGGTCTGGCTGCCGCTGGCCCTGTTCTGCGTCGCGCGGTTCTTCGCCACCCGGCGGCCGGGGTATGTCGTCGGCCTGGGTCTCGTCACCGGCACCGCCCTGCTCGCCGGCCATCCGCAGATGTTCCTCTACGTCGCCGGCGTGACCGCGCTCTATTTCGCCGCCTGCGCCGTCACCGGGGCGGGCGCGGGGCGGGCGAGCCCGGGGCGGCTGGGGGCCGCACTGCTGGCCGCGGCGGCGGCCGCCGCGCTGGCGCTGCTGTGGGGCGCGGTGCAGCTCCTGCCGAGCGCGGAGCTGCTATCGTTCAGCCACCGCGCGACCGCTGCCAGCGCCCAGGGCTACAGCGCCTACCTGCGGTTCGCGATGCCGTGGCAGCAGTTGATCACGCTGGTGCTGCCCGAGTTCATGGGCAACCCCGCCTACGGCACCTATTGGGGGCGCGGCAACTTCGCGGAGTACGCGGCATACGTGGGCGCGCTGCCGCTGGCGCTGGCGGCGCTCGCGCTCATCTGGCGGCGCGACCGCCACACCGTGTTCTTCGCCGCGGTGGCGCTTCTCGCCCTGCTGGCGGCGCTGGGGACGCCGATCAGCCGGCTACTGTTCTACGCCATTCCCGGCTTCAGCAGCACCGGCGGCCCGGGGCGGATGCTCTTCATCTACTCCACCGCGATCGCCATCCTCGCCGGCTCGGGCGCCGATGCGGCGGCGAGGGCGCTGGCGGAAGCCGACCGCGGGAGGCGCTTCGCGCGCCACCTCGCCGTCGCCGCCATCGTCATGGTCGTCGCCGCCGGGGCCCTCGTCCTCGGCATCGCCGCTTCGCTGCACGTGCCGGCGCCGGCCCTGCTGAGTGCGCCCGCCGTCAACCTGCTGGTGGCGCTGCTGTCCCTGTGCGCCGGCGTCGGCGCGCTGTGGGTGGCCAGCCGCCGCCAGTCCGGTTCCGCCGCGGCGCTCGGGGTGCTGCTGGCGGCGTCGGTATTCGAGCTCTTCGCCTTCGGCATGGGTTACTACCGCACCGCCCCCCCCGGCAGCGTCTATCCGCCCACGGAGCTCACCGCCTACCTCGGCGATCGCGACGGTGCCGGCCGCATCATGCCGTTGCACCAGTCCTGGGGCCTGGACGACTTCCCCCGCGCGGTGCTGCCGCCGAACGCCGCCATGGTTTACGGACTGCGCGATGTCCAGGGCTATGACTCGCTCTACCTGGCGCGCTATCGCCAGGTGCTGGCGCGGGTGGAGGGGCGCGATCCGAGCCCCAGGGCCAACGGCAACATGCTGCTCGGGGCGCCCTGCGATCCGGCGCTGCTGGCGGTGCTGGGGGTGCGATACGTGCTGTCGGAGACGCCGCTCGACGTGCCGGGTCTGACCCGGGAGCGGGCCGGGGAGGTGAACCTGTACCGCGTCCAGAACTCTGTGCCCCGGGCCTACATGGCGCGGAGTGCGGTAGTTGCGAGCGGTCTGCTCGGCTCCCTTTCGCAGCTGGGCGAAGCCGCGGGTGGCGGGGTGGTGCTCGAGACCGGCGAGCCGCTGCCGCGAGTGGCGCCCCTCGACTCCGCTCGGGACGGTCCTGAGCCTGTCGAAGTGCCGCCCACGAAAGAGGGGATGGTGGCGGCGATGATTCTGCGCGACGGCATCAACCGGGTGCGCCTCGATGCGCCGCGGGCTGGATACCTGGTGCTGAGCGACGCCTACTACCCCGGCTGGCGGGCGTGGGTGGAAGGGAAGCCGGCCGAGATATGTCTTGCTAACGGGGCCTTTCGCGCGGTGCGGGTCGGCCCCGGAGAGCACGAGGTCGAGATGCGGTTCGCGCCGACCTCTTTCCGGCTGGGGCTGTTCGCGAGCATGATCGCGGCGGCGGTCGGCATGGCCGGGGTGGGCGCAAGCCTGGGCGGGCGCAGGCGGCGGGTTCTGCGGGCGAAATCGAAGCGCCGTGTCTGA
- a CDS encoding multidrug resistance protein has protein sequence MPILLLVLIAVVLASFGQISMKHGMNMVGTLGSPGITMLLGLVRAVFTPYVFLGLGLYAVSAMVWLVVLKQATALSYVYPLIASTYIIVLFLSWLMLHEAIPPVRILGVVLICAGVAFVAKS, from the coding sequence TTGCCTATACTGCTGCTGGTGTTGATCGCAGTCGTGCTGGCCAGCTTTGGCCAGATCTCCATGAAGCACGGCATGAACATGGTCGGCACGCTCGGCAGCCCCGGCATCACCATGCTGCTCGGCCTGGTGCGGGCGGTCTTCACGCCCTATGTTTTTCTGGGTCTCGGGCTCTACGCGGTGTCGGCCATGGTGTGGCTGGTGGTGCTCAAGCAGGCCACCGCTCTGAGCTACGTCTATCCCCTGATCGCCTCGACCTACATCATCGTGCTCTTCCTGTCGTGGCTCATGCTGCACGAGGCGATCCCGCCCGTGCGCATATTGGGGGTGGTGCTGATTTGCGCCGGGGTAGCGTTCGTGGCCAAGAGCTGA
- the lepB gene encoding signal peptidase I codes for MEEGERSAVENDANGVPRQPPAQAAARPAPATRRRALVSLVVLAVAAAVLLRLYVYESDIVEGSSMRPGLRSGDFVLVSKIAYRRPAPRRFDVITLSAPGKRREVVIKRVVGLPGEWVWVWSNHVFVNGGRLVEPYTASWRGDFRSPVRVPENSVYVLGDNRDDSDDSRAWGPVALSSVRGKAIFVYFPFGRARRVQ; via the coding sequence ATGGAAGAGGGCGAACGGTCCGCAGTGGAGAACGATGCGAACGGCGTGCCGCGGCAGCCGCCCGCGCAGGCGGCAGCCCGACCGGCGCCGGCCACGCGGCGCCGCGCACTGGTGAGCCTGGTCGTCCTGGCGGTGGCGGCGGCGGTGCTGCTGCGGCTGTACGTGTATGAGTCCGATATCGTCGAAGGCTCCTCCATGCGCCCCGGGCTGCGCTCCGGTGACTTTGTCCTGGTATCGAAGATCGCGTACCGGCGCCCTGCCCCAAGGCGCTTCGACGTCATAACTCTGAGCGCTCCGGGCAAGCGGCGCGAGGTCGTCATCAAGCGCGTGGTGGGGCTGCCCGGCGAGTGGGTATGGGTGTGGAGCAATCACGTGTTCGTCAACGGCGGCCGCCTGGTCGAGCCCTACACCGCGAGCTGGCGCGGGGATTTCCGATCGCCGGTGCGAGTGCCGGAGAACAGCGTCTACGTCTTGGGCGACAACCGCGACGATAGCGATGACAGCCGGGCGTGGGGGCCGGTCGCCCTGTCGTCGGTGCGGGGGAAAGCGATCTTCGTCTACTTCCCGTTTGGCCGCGCCCGCCGCGTGCAATAG
- the rsmB gene encoding 16S rRNA (cytosine(967)-C(5))-methyltransferase RsmB, protein MPGPAGAGAPPRGPTPARALALRVLGRVERGAFANAALDQALSSCALRDRDRALVTALVDGTLRWRGRLDYALAQCLARPLAALTPAIRSILRLGAFQILLLDAVPARAACDEAVRMARARGHPGTIALVNAVLRHLAEQGEPPAPDRGADAASHIAVVHSHPRWLVERWITHFGVAAAEAICDADNRPAPVCLRPNRLRGDAAELAAELAAAGMATQPSPLVAGALRLTSGGDPRRAAAYAAGRFTVQGDGSMVVGLAARPRPGARVLDLCAGVGGKATHMAELMDNQGPVLAVDRQGWKLARLKEECARLGVTIVETREQDARALEGIGGYDLCLVDAPCSGTGALRRRADSRWRKTPQQLAKLAALQGELLATALTLVRPQGVVVYSTCSLEPEENEGVVSAALADGRARAEDCRGLVAGLPDSALAADGRALRLLPHLHDADGMFIARLRRRA, encoded by the coding sequence ATGCCCGGGCCTGCCGGCGCCGGTGCACCCCCCCGCGGTCCCACCCCCGCCCGGGCGCTGGCCCTGCGCGTGCTGGGGCGCGTGGAGCGCGGCGCCTTCGCCAACGCCGCCCTCGATCAGGCCCTGTCGTCCTGCGCCCTGCGCGACCGCGACCGCGCCCTGGTCACCGCCCTGGTGGACGGGACGCTGCGCTGGCGCGGGCGCCTCGACTACGCGCTTGCGCAGTGCCTGGCGCGGCCGCTGGCGGCGCTGACCCCGGCGATCCGCAGCATCCTGCGTCTCGGCGCCTTCCAGATCCTGCTGCTGGACGCCGTGCCCGCCCGCGCCGCGTGCGACGAGGCGGTGCGCATGGCGCGCGCCCGCGGCCATCCCGGCACTATCGCGCTGGTCAACGCGGTTCTGCGCCACCTGGCGGAGCAGGGGGAGCCACCTGCTCCCGATCGCGGCGCCGATGCGGCGAGTCACATCGCGGTCGTCCACAGCCACCCCCGCTGGCTGGTGGAGCGCTGGATCACCCACTTCGGCGTCGCCGCTGCGGAAGCCATCTGCGACGCCGACAATCGCCCCGCCCCGGTGTGTCTGCGCCCCAACCGCCTGCGCGGCGACGCGGCAGAGCTGGCGGCGGAGCTGGCGGCCGCGGGCATGGCCACCCAACCCTCGCCCCTGGTGGCGGGCGCCTTGCGTCTGACCTCGGGGGGCGATCCCCGGCGCGCGGCCGCGTACGCCGCCGGCCGCTTCACGGTGCAGGGAGATGGTTCCATGGTGGTCGGACTGGCGGCCCGGCCGCGACCCGGGGCGCGCGTGCTCGACCTGTGCGCCGGTGTCGGCGGCAAGGCGACACACATGGCGGAGCTCATGGACAACCAGGGACCGGTCTTGGCGGTGGACCGGCAGGGCTGGAAGCTGGCGAGGCTGAAAGAAGAATGCGCGCGCTTGGGCGTCACCATCGTCGAGACGCGCGAGCAGGACGCACGCGCGCTGGAGGGGATAGGCGGGTACGACCTGTGCCTGGTGGATGCGCCTTGCTCCGGCACCGGGGCGCTGCGGCGGCGTGCGGACAGCCGTTGGCGCAAGACGCCGCAGCAGCTCGCCAAGCTGGCGGCGCTGCAGGGCGAGCTGCTGGCGACGGCGCTGACCTTGGTGCGGCCGCAAGGGGTCGTGGTTTACAGCACCTGCAGCCTGGAGCCGGAGGAGAACGAGGGGGTGGTGTCGGCGGCGCTGGCGGACGGGCGCGCGCGCGCCGAGGATTGCCGCGGCCTGGTGGCGGGGCTGCCCGATTCGGCGCTGGCGGCCGACGGTCGTGCGCTGCGCCTGCTGCCGCACCTGCACGACGCCGACGGCATGTTCATTGCGCGTCTGCGCAGAAGGGCCTGA
- a CDS encoding zinc metallopeptidase has protein sequence MFYFDWTLWLLAPAFVFALWAQHKVKSSFERYSRVRASSGYTGAQLARELLQRAEVAAETAPAGDRRAAQALGAVAVEAIAGRLTDHYDPRDNVLRLSEPVYGSDSIAALGVAAHETGHAIQQAVRYPGMSVRAVLVPAAQFGSTLAFPIFFVGLIASSTGLKFLMDVGILLYVAAVTFTLVTLPVEFNASHRALALLREGGFVSPPELQGVRRVLGAAALTYVAAAAMAIMTLLRLLILRERD, from the coding sequence ATGTTCTACTTCGACTGGACCCTGTGGTTGCTGGCGCCGGCGTTTGTGTTCGCGCTGTGGGCGCAGCATAAGGTCAAGTCGTCGTTCGAGCGCTACTCGCGCGTGCGCGCATCCAGCGGTTACACGGGGGCGCAATTGGCGCGCGAGCTGCTGCAACGGGCGGAGGTCGCGGCGGAGACCGCGCCAGCCGGCGATCGGCGTGCCGCCCAAGCCCTGGGCGCGGTGGCGGTCGAGGCGATCGCCGGGCGGCTCACCGACCACTACGATCCCCGGGACAACGTCCTGCGCCTGTCCGAGCCGGTGTACGGCAGCGATTCCATCGCCGCCCTCGGGGTCGCGGCCCACGAGACCGGCCATGCCATCCAGCAAGCGGTTCGCTACCCCGGCATGTCGGTGCGGGCGGTGCTGGTGCCCGCCGCGCAGTTCGGTTCCACCCTCGCGTTCCCGATCTTCTTTGTCGGCCTCATCGCCAGCTCCACAGGCCTGAAGTTTCTGATGGATGTCGGCATCCTGCTCTACGTCGCCGCGGTGACGTTCACCCTCGTCACGCTGCCCGTCGAGTTCAACGCCAGCCATCGAGCGCTCGCCCTGCTGCGAGAGGGCGGCTTCGTCTCGCCGCCGGAGCTGCAAGGCGTCAGGCGGGTGCTGGGCGCGGCCGCCCTCACCTACGTCGCGGCGGCGGCGATGGCGATCATGACCCTCCTGCGGCTGCTGATCCTGCGTGAGAGGGACTAG
- a CDS encoding corrinoid protein, with translation MELKELADAIIAGNRDRAREVTEQAIAEKTPPQQIINDGLIAGMSVVGAKFKNNEFYVPEVLIAARAMHASLDLLRPLIAEGGIEPVGRVAIGTVKGDLHDIGKNLVAMMLEGAGYEVKDLGVDVKPEQFAEAVRDQGIQVLALSALLTTTMPAMAETINALKAAGVRDRVKVMIGGAPITQSYADEIGADGYAPDAASAVDTAQELLAA, from the coding sequence ATGGAGCTGAAGGAGTTGGCCGACGCCATCATCGCCGGGAATCGCGACCGCGCGCGGGAAGTCACCGAGCAGGCGATCGCAGAGAAGACGCCGCCGCAGCAGATCATTAACGACGGACTGATCGCGGGCATGTCGGTGGTGGGGGCGAAGTTCAAGAACAACGAGTTTTACGTGCCCGAGGTGCTGATTGCGGCGCGCGCCATGCACGCCAGCCTCGACTTGCTGCGGCCGCTGATCGCAGAAGGCGGGATCGAACCCGTGGGGCGGGTGGCCATCGGCACCGTCAAGGGCGACCTCCATGACATCGGCAAGAACCTGGTCGCCATGATGTTGGAGGGCGCGGGCTACGAGGTCAAGGACCTGGGGGTGGACGTCAAGCCGGAGCAGTTCGCCGAGGCGGTGCGGGACCAGGGCATCCAGGTGCTGGCGCTGTCGGCGCTGCTCACCACCACCATGCCCGCCATGGCGGAAACCATCAACGCGCTCAAGGCCGCCGGCGTGCGCGACCGGGTCAAGGTCATGATCGGCGGCGCGCCGATCACCCAGAGCTATGCCGACGAGATCGGCGCCGACGGCTATGCGCCCGATGCCGCCAGCGCCGTGGACACGGCCCAGGAACTCCTCGCCGCTTAA